One stretch of Miscanthus floridulus cultivar M001 chromosome 18, ASM1932011v1, whole genome shotgun sequence DNA includes these proteins:
- the LOC136524375 gene encoding uncharacterized protein → MRHEEHLLHRDGGDVYLENSMVSQMLRIDGKKDERDLSYNRDEVVETRAHNYLNADMVFLPINIEKFHWYLGVVNASLGQIHVLDSFGDNMTNFEDLWYTLLGMERLIKYATGLTKLDQSKWKHGTNMTSWPMKHKIKVPMQTDGYSCGLWLLNYMEYWTGSTLSDHVTQEDISNFRFKLPVILYNSLLNEIRGLPDKEQKTKTGDDLDELVEELDDLDILMSGNTKLTRTLKWTNREDLLMTICGLFHLITDDETLEKEWIQSTRPYPISLSLRQIINILDDDRQLEHETFNMAIWMVACNQDIAQKKQIFHYMDLKFAEITHFGRDPRCCPKIDKAYQDQLKKVFECWPKKQYDIKECSNILLPYYQDGLYTLFIIDMQKIIVHIMDPLQDHVCLKGYDQRDSYIPTLHTIARRFNLTMGLLNFKMNNNIYH, encoded by the exons ATGCGGCATGAAGAACACCTACTTCATAGAGATGGTGGAGATGTATATTTGGAAAATTCAATGGTTTCTCAAATGCTACGAATTGACGGGAAGAAAGATGAGAGGGATTTGAGCTATAATAGAGATGAAGTGGTTGAAACAAGGGCACACAATTATTTAAATGCCGATATG GTGTTCCTTCCAATCAATATTGAAAAGTTTCACTGGTACCTGGGTGTTGTGAACGCTTCTTTAGGCCAGATACATGTTTTGGACTCTTTTGGAGATAATATGACAAACTTTGAAGATCTCTGGTATACG CTCTTAGGAATGGAAAGACTAATAAAATATGCAACGGGGCTTACAAAACTGGACCAAAGTAAATGGAAACACGGTACCAATATGACATCTTGGCCAATGAAACATAAGATCAAGGTCCCAATGCAAACAGATGG CTATAGTTGTGGTTTATGGCTTCTTAATTATATGGAGTATTGGACCGGAAGTACTTTATCTGACCATGTAACCCAG GAAGATATAAGTAACTTCAGGTTCAAGCTACCTGTGATCTTATATAACTCGCTGTTAAATGAAATAAGAGGGTTACCGGATAAAGAGCAAAAGACTAAGACCGGCGATGACCTAGATGAACTTGTCGAAGAGCTCGATGACCTCGATATTTTGATGTCGGGTAACACGAAGTTGACAAGGACGCTAAAGTGGACAAACAGAGAAGACCTATTGATGACAATTTGCGGGTTGTTCCACTTGATCACCGATGATGAGACTTTAGA GAAAGAGTGGATACAAAGTACACGACCATATCCAATTTCTTTAAGTCTTAgacaaattataaatattttAGATGATGATAGACAGCTGGAACATGAAACCTTTAATATGGCTATTTGGATGGTCGCGTGCAACCAAGACATAGCGCAGAAGAAACAAATATTCCACTACATGGATCTCAAATTTGCT GAAATAACTCATTTTGGACGAGATCCACGATGTTGTCCCAAGATTGACAAGGCATACCAAGATCAATTAAAAAAAGTATTTGAGTGCTGGCCGAAAAAGCAGTACGATATTAAAGAATGTAGCAAT ATTCTACTACCATATTATCAAGACGGTCTATACACTTTATTCATAATCGACATGCAAAAAATAATCGTCCATATTATGGATCCACTTCAAGATCATGTATGCTTGAAGGGTTATGATCAGAGAGATTCATATATACCTACATTACACACTATTGCTAGAAGGTTCAATCTTACCATGGGATTGTTAAATTTTAAGATGAACAACAATATTTATCACTGA
- the LOC136522533 gene encoding uncharacterized protein, whose translation MAYVDHAFSITDDDDLVGGAVGGPRGAPVKEIAFAAALLAFGVLGVVAGSFMAAHQVGGDRAHGILFAVLGVVMFIPGFYYTRIAYYAYKGYKGFSFSNIPPI comes from the exons ATGGCGTACGTGGACCACGCCTTCTCCATCACCGACGACGACGACCTGGTCGGCGGCGCGGTGGGAGGCCCGCGTGGCGCGCCAGTCAAGGAAATCGCCTttgccgccgcgctcctcgcgTTCGGCGTCCTCGGCGTCGTCGCCGGATCCTTCATGGCCGCGCACCAAGTCGGCGGCGACCGCGCCCACG GCATTTTGTTTGCAGTTTTGGGTGTGGTAATGTTCATCCCAGGGTTCTACTATACAAGAATAGCATATTATGCTTACAAAGGGTACAAGGGTTTCTCCTTTTCCAACATACCTCCTATTTGA
- the LOC136524374 gene encoding uncharacterized protein has product MGHNIRYIPCTAIKSQTLVDFIAEWMEVQLQTSDVTHEYWTMYFDGSVMAPGSGARVVLISPNGSKLRYAIHLHFLASNNTAEYEALINGLRIAVELGATWLYVYGNSELIIDQVMKESSCKCPLMAAYYQEVRKLEDKFRGIELHHVPRKDNDATDFLAKLVAR; this is encoded by the coding sequence atgggccacaacatcaggtatatcccttgCACCGCTATCAAGTCTCAGACTCTCGtcgacttcatcgccgaatggatggAAGTCCAGCTCCAGACctcagacgtcacccatgagtactggacgatgtacttcgatgggtcagtcatggcgcccggctcgggggctagagtggttctgatctcccctaATGGGAGCAAGCTCCGCTACGCGATCCATCttcactttttggcctcaaacaacaccgcggagtacgaggccctcatcaacggactacgcatcgccgtCGAGCTAGGCGCTACGTGGCTGTACGTCTATGGCAACTCAGAGTTaatcatcgaccaagtcatgaaggagtcctcctgcaaatgcCCTCTtatggcagcatactaccaggaggtgcgcaagctcgaggacaagttccgagggatcgaactgcatcatgtccctagaaaggataatgatgccaccgatttcctcgcaaaattgGTTGCAAGGTAG